The Paenibacillus sp. FSL R7-0204 genome includes a region encoding these proteins:
- a CDS encoding PRK06851 family protein, translated as MAAGILRYFADGNTALGFYSLLESNLQGLRRIFILKGGPGTGKSSLMKAIGTEWAERGYPIELIHCSSDKDSIDGVIIPALGVGIVDGTAPHVIEPKAPGAAREYVNLGEAWDSAALIGQRESIEELNRKAAEAYAAAYSRFAEALNIHDEWEKIYFEHMDFGQADQLTVLMLEQLFGEAQLQRHAYLKHRFLGAATPAGSVDFVPNLTEGLPRRFFLKGRAGTGKSTILRKIAAEAEKRGFDTEIYHCGFDPNSLDMVIVRELDFAVFDSTSPHEYYPEREGDVIIDTYEAVVAPGTDERLAGPLEEISAQYKATMKTAIAALAEAKVHRDELKEIYIAAMDFSMVDAARNRISTELASMRA; from the coding sequence ATGGCTGCGGGAATTTTAAGATATTTTGCAGACGGGAATACGGCTCTTGGCTTCTACAGTTTGTTGGAATCAAATCTTCAAGGACTTCGGCGGATATTCATCTTGAAAGGCGGTCCCGGTACCGGCAAATCCTCGCTGATGAAAGCAATCGGCACGGAATGGGCGGAGCGGGGATATCCTATTGAGCTGATCCATTGTTCATCCGATAAGGATTCCATAGACGGGGTCATTATTCCGGCGCTTGGCGTGGGCATTGTTGACGGGACGGCGCCCCATGTGATCGAGCCCAAGGCTCCCGGAGCGGCCCGGGAATATGTGAACCTGGGGGAAGCATGGGACTCGGCAGCGCTTATCGGCCAAAGGGAGAGCATTGAGGAGCTGAACCGGAAGGCTGCGGAGGCCTATGCGGCAGCGTACAGCAGATTTGCGGAGGCCCTGAACATTCATGACGAATGGGAAAAGATTTACTTCGAGCATATGGACTTCGGCCAGGCGGATCAATTAACGGTCTTAATGCTGGAACAGTTGTTTGGCGAAGCGCAGCTTCAGAGGCATGCTTACCTGAAGCACCGGTTTCTGGGCGCAGCTACGCCGGCAGGGTCGGTTGACTTTGTACCGAATTTGACCGAAGGGCTGCCCAGACGCTTCTTTCTCAAGGGCCGGGCGGGAACAGGCAAATCAACCATACTCCGCAAAATCGCCGCTGAGGCAGAGAAGAGAGGCTTTGATACGGAAATCTATCATTGCGGATTTGATCCTAACAGTCTGGATATGGTTATTGTGCGTGAGCTTGATTTTGCGGTCTTTGACAGCACCAGCCCGCATGAATATTACCCGGAGCGGGAAGGAGACGTAATCATCGATACGTATGAAGCTGTTGTTGCACCGGGAACGGATGAGCGCCTCGCCGGTCCGCTAGAGGAAATAAGCGCACAATATAAGGCCACAATGAAAACGGCAATAGCCGCTCTGGCAGAGGCCAAGGTGCACCGGGATGAATTAAAGGAAATATATATCGCAGCAATGGATTTTAGCATGGTGGATGCAGCCAGGAACCGGATTTCCACTGAACTGGCAAGTATGCGGGCTTAG
- a CDS encoding ABC transporter ATP-binding protein, translating into MRSIITGTHMVKTYGKGIEQATVLNGVDVNITEGEFVAVMGPSGSGKTTLLFVLSGMDEITEGSVKFGDTELPGLRENALADLRRTRMGFIFQQPTMLRNLNLLDNIMLPAVQDGRRNTAELAQKARHLMIQTGIAGLEYRDTTEVSGGQLQRAGICRALMNTPEILFADEPTGALNSKTAEEIMELLAAINQAGTAIMLVTHDARVAARAERVLFTMDGSIVSELILPKFSGGDLEARGEKVLARMAAVGI; encoded by the coding sequence ATGAGAAGCATCATTACAGGTACCCATATGGTAAAAACTTACGGTAAGGGTATAGAACAGGCCACAGTGTTGAATGGAGTAGACGTAAATATAACAGAAGGTGAATTTGTTGCCGTGATGGGACCCTCAGGCTCAGGCAAAACCACATTGCTGTTCGTGCTCAGCGGCATGGATGAGATTACAGAGGGATCGGTCAAATTTGGCGATACAGAACTACCCGGTCTCCGGGAAAATGCACTTGCGGATCTTCGCCGGACCCGGATGGGGTTTATTTTTCAGCAGCCTACGATGCTGAGGAACCTGAATCTGCTGGATAATATCATGCTTCCCGCTGTGCAGGATGGTAGGAGAAACACAGCGGAACTCGCGCAAAAAGCGAGACACCTGATGATCCAGACAGGTATTGCCGGGCTGGAATACAGGGATACCACGGAGGTATCCGGCGGCCAGCTCCAACGGGCCGGAATCTGCCGCGCGCTGATGAATACGCCGGAGATTCTGTTTGCCGATGAGCCAACCGGTGCACTGAATTCGAAGACCGCAGAGGAAATCATGGAACTGCTGGCAGCTATCAATCAAGCGGGCACAGCCATTATGCTTGTGACACATGATGCGAGAGTCGCCGCCAGGGCGGAGCGGGTACTGTTCACGATGGACGGGAGCATCGTTTCCGAGCTGATACTTCCAAAGTTCAGCGGCGGGGATCTGGAAGCTAGAGGGGAGAAGGTGCTTGCCCGGATGGCGGCTGTGGGCATTTAG
- a CDS encoding ABC transporter permease, protein MYLQIIKNDLRKSKLTTGTIMAFILVAAMLTSLAASLTVNLSGAMNNMLRSAKALHFMQMHTGKVDMDQLRHFADTNGSVEEYQVLEFLNIEGAEIVIGNDTLAGSIQDNGLSVQGKKFDYLLDLNGKVIHPADGEIYVPVYYRQEGKAVLGDTVKIHGISFHVAGFLRDSTMNAALVSSKRFLVSPADFERVSEFGQLEHLIEFRLSERVNYPAFEAAYLDAGLPANGPPAITYNQVKLINGITDGIMIAVLVLIGILVIIVAFLCIRFTLLATIEEDYKEIGVMKAIGIRVSQIKKFYLAKYGAVTGAACVLGFLASLPLQMPFMQNIRLYMGDSGSRFPGLLCGLAGAVLIFVVVMLYVNGVLQRFRNISPAQAVRFGASRESSKPGRSFRLSHNRLFTRNIFLGIKDVLSRKKLYVTMTMVLVISSFIMIVPYNISRTISAPGFITNMGMGISDVNIGVLRTQVEDVQGKAEEVAARLNEDKNVEKYRLFTSRMLERRTDEGTLEKLRVTFGDYAAFPITYSKGRAPQAEAEIALSVLNAEDLEQNVGDELIVIVDGTEKHLKVCGIYSDVTNGGRTAQANFNMQHGEILSIGVAVTFRDRQSVQAAILQYREQFPSAKITGIDETIGQMLGPMRKAIQKASIVATVATALLTLLVTTLFMRMLVTKDRYLIAILKSIGFTCRDIRRQYLSRSITVLVLGVITGTLLANTLGELVGVAIVSSFGAAAFRFAVNPWFVYFISPLLIAGCVVAATKLGISGIQTLPIAGHIKEA, encoded by the coding sequence ATGTATCTACAAATTATCAAAAATGATCTGCGAAAAAGCAAGCTGACCACCGGCACGATTATGGCATTCATCCTCGTTGCCGCCATGCTAACCTCGCTCGCCGCATCGCTGACCGTAAATCTGTCCGGCGCGATGAATAACATGCTTCGATCGGCGAAGGCACTCCATTTCATGCAGATGCACACCGGCAAGGTTGATATGGACCAGTTGCGGCACTTCGCGGACACGAATGGAAGTGTTGAGGAATATCAGGTGCTGGAGTTCCTCAATATCGAGGGTGCAGAGATTGTGATCGGGAACGATACGCTTGCTGGAAGCATTCAGGACAACGGTCTTTCCGTACAGGGCAAGAAATTCGACTACCTGCTGGACTTAAACGGTAAGGTGATCCATCCTGCTGACGGTGAAATCTATGTCCCTGTCTATTACAGGCAGGAAGGAAAGGCAGTACTTGGAGATACAGTGAAGATCCATGGTATTTCCTTCCACGTTGCGGGGTTTTTGCGGGATTCGACCATGAACGCGGCGCTGGTAAGCTCCAAGCGGTTCCTTGTGAGCCCGGCGGATTTCGAGAGGGTCAGTGAGTTCGGACAATTAGAGCACCTGATTGAATTCCGGCTGTCTGAGAGGGTTAACTATCCGGCTTTTGAGGCAGCGTATCTGGATGCGGGTCTCCCGGCCAACGGTCCGCCTGCTATCACGTACAATCAAGTGAAGCTGATTAACGGCATTACGGACGGCATTATGATTGCTGTGCTGGTGTTGATCGGCATTCTGGTCATCATCGTGGCATTCTTGTGCATCCGTTTTACGCTACTGGCAACGATTGAAGAGGATTATAAGGAAATAGGCGTAATGAAGGCCATCGGGATACGGGTATCACAGATTAAGAAGTTTTACCTTGCGAAATACGGTGCGGTCACGGGTGCGGCATGTGTGCTAGGCTTCCTGGCTTCTCTGCCGCTCCAAATGCCTTTTATGCAAAATATACGTCTGTACATGGGCGATAGCGGGAGCCGGTTCCCCGGATTGCTCTGCGGGCTTGCGGGGGCAGTGCTCATCTTCGTGGTGGTCATGCTATATGTGAATGGTGTGCTGCAGCGCTTCCGTAACATCTCCCCGGCGCAGGCGGTGAGGTTCGGCGCATCGCGCGAATCCTCGAAACCGGGCAGAAGCTTCCGGCTGAGTCACAACAGGCTGTTTACCCGAAATATCTTTTTAGGCATCAAGGATGTGCTATCCCGTAAAAAGCTGTATGTAACCATGACGATGGTGCTGGTCATCTCTTCATTCATTATGATTGTGCCGTACAATATCAGCCGTACGATCTCTGCCCCCGGCTTCATCACCAATATGGGTATGGGCATCAGCGACGTGAATATCGGAGTGCTGCGGACACAGGTGGAGGATGTTCAGGGGAAGGCGGAGGAGGTTGCAGCTCGGCTTAATGAAGATAAGAACGTTGAGAAATATAGATTATTCACCAGCCGGATGCTAGAGAGAAGAACGGATGAAGGAACGCTAGAGAAGCTGCGGGTGACTTTCGGGGACTATGCCGCTTTTCCAATTACGTACTCCAAAGGCCGTGCGCCGCAAGCGGAAGCAGAGATCGCTCTCTCGGTACTGAATGCGGAAGACCTTGAACAGAATGTTGGGGATGAACTCATTGTTATTGTTGACGGCACGGAGAAGCACCTGAAGGTGTGCGGGATTTACTCCGATGTTACGAACGGCGGGCGTACAGCACAGGCAAATTTTAATATGCAACACGGGGAGATTCTTAGCATCGGGGTTGCGGTTACGTTCCGTGACCGTCAGAGTGTTCAGGCGGCAATATTACAGTACCGGGAACAATTCCCCTCCGCCAAAATTACCGGGATCGACGAGACCATCGGGCAGATGCTCGGTCCTATGCGCAAGGCTATACAAAAGGCATCCATTGTCGCTACTGTGGCAACTGCTCTGCTCACACTGCTGGTAACAACGCTGTTTATGAGGATGCTGGTGACGAAGGACCGTTATCTCATTGCGATATTGAAATCTATTGGCTTCACTTGCAGGGATATTCGCAGGCAGTATCTTTCGCGTTCCATTACCGTGCTGGTGCTGGGTGTCATCACTGGTACGCTTTTGGCCAATACGCTGGGAGAGCTTGTTGGCGTGGCAATCGTGTCTTCCTTCGGTGCAGCAGCCTTCCGTTTCGCGGTAAACCCGTGGTTTGTCTATTTCATTTCGCCACTGCTAATTGCAGGCTGTGTCGTTGCCGCTACCAAGTTAGGCATTTCCGGCATCCAGACCTTACCAATCGCCGGGCATATCAAGGAGGCTTAG
- a CDS encoding HAMP domain-containing sensor histidine kinase, protein MKNKRSFRRVIMRRFIGYTFGIALTLLVLELLFGLLTWKNGMNFAELASSPLAKGTESLQVTLSVIWILITVAVYFIGISLFGRGMNRKLMEPVRKMEEGFKAVTSGHLNTRLDFETETEFGEMRDAFNYMAQRLTDAEEQRMNMESERMQLFSHIAHDLRTPMTTISGYAGALAGGLVEEPDKQREYHLAIQAKSGQMNQLIDQLLAYSKLGAPGYQLNLAKVDLVELLRVSCAALFGEIESKQMSLELQLPDQSVFYMADPLEISRAIGNLLANAIRHNPSGSLLYVGLTDEPNRTTIHIADNGAAIPEAIAGNLFEPFVSGSASRSASSGTGLGLSIVHKVMEQHSGGVSVLDAAPPYTKEFVLSFPKG, encoded by the coding sequence ATGAAGAACAAGCGCAGCTTCAGAAGAGTCATCATGCGCAGATTCATAGGCTACACCTTCGGCATAGCGCTGACGCTGCTGGTCCTGGAACTATTGTTTGGCCTGTTGACATGGAAGAATGGGATGAACTTCGCGGAGCTGGCCTCTTCCCCGCTGGCCAAGGGAACGGAATCGCTTCAGGTTACGTTGTCCGTGATCTGGATTCTTATTACCGTTGCTGTGTATTTTATCGGGATTTCCTTGTTCGGGCGCGGAATGAACAGGAAGCTTATGGAGCCTGTAAGGAAGATGGAAGAAGGGTTCAAGGCGGTGACCTCGGGCCATTTGAATACCAGGCTGGATTTTGAGACGGAAACGGAATTTGGAGAAATGCGGGATGCGTTCAATTATATGGCGCAGAGGCTTACGGATGCCGAAGAACAGCGGATGAACATGGAGAGTGAGCGGATGCAGCTGTTCTCACACATCGCCCATGATCTGAGAACTCCCATGACAACAATCTCCGGCTATGCCGGGGCCTTGGCAGGCGGGTTGGTTGAGGAGCCTGACAAACAACGGGAATACCATCTGGCGATCCAAGCGAAATCGGGGCAGATGAACCAGTTGATTGACCAACTGCTGGCCTACTCCAAACTGGGTGCGCCCGGTTACCAGTTGAACTTAGCGAAGGTTGACCTTGTAGAGCTACTTCGGGTATCTTGCGCGGCTTTATTTGGTGAAATCGAAAGCAAGCAGATGAGCTTAGAGCTGCAATTACCGGACCAGTCAGTATTTTACATGGCAGACCCGCTGGAAATAAGCCGGGCCATCGGCAATCTGCTGGCCAATGCAATCCGCCATAACCCTTCAGGCAGCCTGTTATATGTGGGATTAACGGATGAACCTAACCGGACTACAATCCATATTGCCGATAATGGAGCTGCGATCCCGGAGGCCATCGCCGGCAATCTGTTCGAGCCGTTTGTATCCGGCAGCGCTTCAAGAAGCGCCAGCAGTGGAACCGGGCTCGGGCTGTCTATTGTGCACAAGGTGATGGAACAGCATTCCGGCGGGGTTAGTGTATTGGACGCAGCTCCGCCTTACACCAAGGAGTTCGTCCTCAGTTTTCCCAAAGGCTAA
- a CDS encoding response regulator transcription factor has product MMNQTILIVDDEKEIRELLRLYVEKDGYTVIQAGNGREALKQAAAARVDLAVIDIMMPELDGYQLIKGLREHSNLPIIVVSAKTENHEKILGLDLGADDYVTKPFDPLEILARIKAQLRRYSGGATDSAAPVLMVGELCMDVSACGLSRGNATIHLTATEFNMMKLFMQSPGRVYTKQQLYEAAWQDTAIVDDNTVMVAISKLRGKLPGGSGVSIGTVRGLGYRLEVHP; this is encoded by the coding sequence ATGATGAACCAAACGATTCTGATTGTGGACGATGAGAAGGAGATCCGGGAGCTGTTGCGCCTGTATGTTGAAAAGGACGGATATACCGTGATCCAGGCCGGCAACGGTCGGGAAGCACTGAAGCAGGCTGCAGCTGCACGGGTTGATCTGGCTGTCATCGACATTATGATGCCGGAGCTTGACGGCTATCAGCTAATTAAGGGCTTGAGAGAGCACAGTAATCTTCCCATTATCGTCGTCAGTGCCAAGACAGAGAATCACGAGAAAATTCTGGGGCTTGACCTTGGCGCGGATGATTATGTGACTAAGCCGTTTGACCCATTGGAGATATTAGCGCGAATTAAAGCCCAATTACGCCGCTATAGCGGCGGTGCTACAGATTCCGCAGCGCCGGTGCTGATGGTAGGGGAACTCTGTATGGACGTTTCTGCTTGCGGTCTCAGCCGGGGCAACGCGACCATTCACCTTACCGCTACCGAATTTAATATGATGAAGCTGTTTATGCAAAGCCCGGGTCGCGTATACACCAAGCAGCAGCTGTATGAAGCGGCATGGCAGGATACGGCCATCGTGGATGACAATACGGTGATGGTGGCTATCAGTAAGCTGCGCGGCAAGCTTCCCGGCGGCAGCGGGGTATCCATTGGAACCGTGCGGGGATTAGGCTATCGGCTGGAGGTGCATCCATGA
- a CDS encoding Crp/Fnr family transcriptional regulator — protein sequence MKEHSCQHAAEPCTRKVPIFAALTDEDLTRISAMIKHRKFTKGQPLILEGAPSDTLYIIQQGHVKLSKITPEGKEQILHILTNGDFFGELSIFNSDELSNFSAYALKDTNICLLTRSDMEQLMTENPDISLRLLKSLTKRLAHTENLAQSLATKDPEIRIAYMIMELSEKYGKPHGGRVHIDLPLSREELASYVGVTRETISRKFSRFEDSGLIKLIGNKQMVVMDPAGVERFMGI from the coding sequence ATGAAAGAGCATTCCTGCCAGCACGCCGCTGAACCTTGTACACGCAAGGTACCTATTTTTGCCGCGCTGACCGATGAGGATCTTACCCGGATCAGCGCAATGATTAAGCACCGCAAATTCACCAAGGGGCAGCCGTTAATTCTCGAAGGAGCGCCGTCCGATACGCTGTACATTATTCAACAGGGACATGTGAAGTTATCCAAGATTACACCCGAAGGGAAGGAACAGATTCTGCATATCCTGACGAATGGGGATTTCTTCGGGGAACTCAGTATCTTCAACAGCGATGAGCTTAGCAACTTCAGTGCGTATGCGCTGAAAGACACCAATATCTGCCTGCTGACCCGCAGCGATATGGAGCAGTTAATGACCGAGAACCCCGACATCTCCCTGCGTCTGCTCAAAAGCTTAACCAAACGCCTCGCCCACACCGAGAATCTGGCGCAGAGCCTGGCGACCAAGGACCCGGAAATCCGGATCGCTTATATGATCATGGAACTGAGTGAGAAATACGGCAAGCCGCACGGCGGACGCGTACACATCGACCTGCCGCTGTCCCGCGAAGAGCTGGCCAGTTATGTCGGAGTGACCCGCGAGACGATCAGCAGGAAGTTCTCCCGATTCGAGGATTCCGGCCTGATCAAGCTGATCGGCAACAAGCAGATGGTCGTCATGGACCCGGCAGGTGTGGAGCGGTTCATGGGAATATAA
- the rd gene encoding rubredoxin yields MKKYICTPCGYIYNPAVGDPDEDVAAGTAFEDLPEDWVCPVCGEDTSHFVPVEEKNTIAH; encoded by the coding sequence ATGAAAAAATACATCTGTACCCCTTGCGGCTACATCTATAATCCGGCAGTAGGCGATCCCGATGAGGATGTCGCAGCCGGCACAGCCTTTGAAGATTTGCCTGAAGACTGGGTCTGCCCGGTCTGCGGGGAGGACACCAGCCACTTCGTTCCGGTTGAAGAGAAGAACACAATTGCCCACTAG
- a CDS encoding NAD(P)/FAD-dependent oxidoreductase: MTKHYVIVGGGVTAVHAAKAIRDQDAESEISILGEESGLPYNRIKLTKGLFTDLHSEKVLIKKEKWYRDNRITVKTSTRIQSVHPERQTVETEDGQCVEYHKLLLCMGAKNRALSIEGAGLANVHTIRGLSDADRLKDSLRDGSRVTVIGGGVQGIETAWALHEAGHQVTVVEAAPSLMGRQLDSYSSDRLKQTLEQSGVKVMLQAGVSSIEGTDSVTGVALKDGSSFPCDHVVYSIGIVPNTDLVNGSNIEVGQGIIVNEHLQTSDPNIYAAGDVAEYGGLVEGLWGGAIEQGKIAGSNMADTLTVYRRAVPVTLFNAFGSSLFAIGGTDERFCDRTVCGEENGAYTRIFVTDSIITGAISWQGAAASLTYKAAIEQGTSLSGIQLDGRSITDIMAEVQFRLN, encoded by the coding sequence ATGACGAAGCATTATGTAATCGTTGGGGGCGGTGTAACCGCCGTCCATGCCGCCAAAGCGATCCGCGATCAGGACGCGGAATCCGAAATATCGATTCTCGGGGAGGAAAGCGGGCTTCCCTACAACCGGATTAAGCTGACCAAAGGCCTGTTCACTGATCTGCACAGCGAGAAGGTACTGATCAAGAAGGAGAAATGGTACCGCGATAACCGCATAACGGTTAAGACCTCAACCCGTATCCAGTCTGTCCACCCGGAGCGGCAAACGGTAGAGACAGAGGACGGCCAGTGCGTGGAATATCATAAGCTGCTGCTCTGCATGGGAGCGAAGAACCGCGCATTATCCATTGAAGGTGCCGGACTCGCCAACGTCCATACGATCCGGGGTCTCTCCGATGCAGACCGGCTGAAAGACAGCCTGAGGGACGGCAGCCGCGTGACCGTGATCGGCGGTGGAGTGCAGGGCATTGAGACGGCCTGGGCGCTTCACGAAGCGGGACATCAAGTGACCGTGGTCGAAGCAGCGCCTTCCCTGATGGGCAGACAACTGGACAGTTACTCTTCTGACAGACTGAAGCAGACGCTTGAGCAATCGGGAGTGAAGGTGATGCTGCAAGCAGGTGTGTCTTCTATAGAGGGAACTGATTCTGTTACTGGGGTAGCACTGAAGGACGGCTCCAGCTTCCCCTGCGATCATGTGGTCTACTCCATCGGCATTGTCCCGAATACGGACCTTGTCAACGGCTCGAATATTGAGGTCGGCCAGGGCATTATTGTCAATGAACATCTGCAGACCAGTGATCCGAACATTTATGCAGCCGGTGACGTTGCCGAGTATGGCGGGCTGGTGGAAGGACTGTGGGGCGGAGCGATTGAACAGGGCAAAATTGCCGGAAGCAATATGGCAGACACTCTGACGGTATACCGCAGAGCCGTTCCGGTTACTTTGTTTAACGCGTTCGGGAGTTCTCTATTCGCCATTGGCGGCACAGATGAGCGGTTCTGCGACCGGACGGTATGCGGAGAAGAGAACGGTGCCTATACACGTATCTTTGTGACAGACAGCATTATTACTGGTGCGATCTCCTGGCAGGGAGCAGCTGCGTCCTTGACCTACAAGGCTGCTATTGAGCAGGGAACCTCTCTGTCGGGGATTCAGCTTGACGGCAGGAGTATTACAGATATTATGGCCGAAGTCCAGTTCAGATTGAACTAA
- a CDS encoding FprA family A-type flavoprotein, which translates to MSTQTRQIAEGIHWVGKIDNREVPFHRLILAKGTTYNSYLLKTGKPTVIDTVDMEFGREYAECLAEMIDLMDIHYIVINHTEPDHSGGLAALAAQALNATIVCTEIAVPELQEMYKLHSRNFLVVKDGDTLDIGGKTLLFKETPYLHTAETMITYCVEDKILFPCDIFSTHVAVDNLFSDEAGFDITEDYKGYYAAIIHPHRRYVRTLLEAVKDLEIRMIAPSHGFLIREDIPKFIGLYATMSRETNQGKKAVIVYTTIKNSTKKMAAIIENCLKENNIETEVWNADKSSTVDILHSIESADAVFIGSSTKYADMIGNLEEVLKGMQEMNLEGKLATAFGSYGWSGEAIEVIQDYLNGTNMIVQSTSEVIKTTGMTHVEFPVRVRFSPREPEKVQKIKHATEFVSDLLLSSI; encoded by the coding sequence ATGAGTACACAAACCAGACAAATCGCCGAGGGCATCCACTGGGTAGGCAAAATAGACAACCGTGAAGTTCCGTTCCACCGCCTGATTCTCGCCAAGGGCACCACCTATAATTCCTATCTCCTCAAAACCGGCAAGCCGACCGTAATCGATACCGTGGATATGGAATTTGGCCGAGAATATGCCGAGTGTCTCGCCGAAATGATTGATCTTATGGATATTCACTACATCGTCATTAACCATACGGAGCCTGATCACTCCGGCGGACTTGCGGCTCTGGCTGCGCAGGCGCTGAATGCTACTATCGTATGTACCGAAATTGCTGTACCGGAGCTACAGGAAATGTACAAGCTGCACAGCCGGAACTTCCTGGTTGTCAAAGACGGGGATACGCTGGATATCGGAGGAAAAACACTGCTGTTCAAAGAAACGCCGTACCTCCACACGGCAGAAACGATGATTACGTACTGTGTGGAAGATAAGATTCTGTTCCCTTGCGATATATTCAGCACACATGTGGCGGTGGACAATCTGTTCAGCGATGAAGCAGGCTTCGATATTACCGAAGATTACAAAGGCTATTATGCAGCGATTATCCACCCGCACAGAAGATATGTAAGAACGCTGCTGGAAGCAGTGAAGGATCTGGAGATCCGTATGATTGCGCCATCCCACGGGTTCCTGATCCGCGAGGACATTCCTAAGTTCATCGGGCTGTACGCCACAATGAGCCGGGAGACCAATCAGGGGAAGAAGGCTGTCATTGTCTACACCACCATCAAGAACAGTACGAAGAAGATGGCCGCGATCATTGAGAATTGCCTGAAGGAGAACAACATTGAGACTGAAGTCTGGAACGCAGATAAAAGCAGCACTGTAGACATCCTGCACAGCATCGAGTCGGCAGACGCCGTCTTCATCGGCAGCTCCACAAAGTATGCGGATATGATCGGGAACCTGGAGGAAGTGCTGAAGGGTATGCAGGAGATGAATCTGGAAGGCAAGCTTGCTACGGCGTTTGGCTCCTACGGCTGGAGCGGAGAAGCGATCGAAGTCATTCAGGATTACCTGAACGGAACGAATATGATTGTACAGAGCACCTCTGAGGTGATCAAAACCACCGGCATGACCCATGTGGAGTTCCCCGTCAGGGTGAGATTCTCTCCAAGAGAGCCTGAGAAGGTCCAGAAGATTAAGCATGCAACCGAATTTGTCTCGGATCTGCTGCTCAGTTCAATCTAG
- a CDS encoding class I SAM-dependent methyltransferase — protein sequence MDRLSRIRSEEKIYHDQCYESSKLFEPGSWLHKPVTTVINLINQYKDQEYISILDLGAGVGRNSIPIAESIKHRNGTVVCVDLLESAIAKLKSYSQQFGVEPYIIPILSDIEHFSIEPNEYDIIVAVSSLEHVRSAQVLEQKLSEMNAGTRAGGANCIIIASNIREMLLENKQELDPMFEVNLSTERMIDLLKQQFAGWEIEQLIVKPLAFEINRNGQPVKLTSDCITFVAKKS from the coding sequence ATGGACAGGTTATCAAGGATCAGATCCGAAGAGAAAATTTATCATGACCAATGTTATGAGAGCAGCAAATTATTCGAACCAGGCTCCTGGCTGCACAAACCCGTTACTACAGTCATTAATCTTATTAATCAGTATAAGGATCAAGAATACATAAGCATACTGGATCTGGGAGCCGGGGTTGGCCGGAACAGCATTCCCATTGCTGAATCTATTAAGCATAGGAATGGAACAGTTGTATGTGTGGACCTGCTGGAATCAGCCATAGCGAAGCTGAAGAGCTACAGTCAGCAGTTCGGTGTCGAGCCTTACATTATACCCATTCTATCTGATATCGAACACTTCTCCATTGAGCCAAATGAATATGATATTATCGTAGCCGTATCTTCATTGGAACATGTGAGGTCGGCACAGGTACTGGAGCAGAAACTGAGTGAAATGAATGCCGGGACAAGAGCGGGCGGGGCGAATTGCATTATTATCGCGTCCAATATCCGGGAAATGCTTCTAGAGAATAAGCAAGAGCTGGATCCCATGTTTGAAGTGAATCTGTCTACTGAGAGAATGATTGACCTTTTGAAACAGCAGTTTGCCGGATGGGAGATAGAGCAGCTGATCGTAAAACCCTTAGCATTTGAGATTAACAGAAACGGGCAGCCCGTCAAGCTGACCTCTGATTGCATAACCTTTGTCGCCAAGAAAAGCTGA